One Gloeothece verrucosa PCC 7822 DNA window includes the following coding sequences:
- the panD gene encoding aspartate 1-decarboxylase, with product MGKIRLMHAKLHRVRVTEANVDYIGSITIDQQLLDQVGIFPLEEVDIVNLNNGKRFSTYVFPGEPGAGEVCPNGGAALLCQPGDLLIIYAYEERDRAEVLRSGHHAHVIVADEKNHIKQLFHQTLIPTEDGKRVTFDNSEIVLNGHSLI from the coding sequence ATGGGAAAAATTCGACTAATGCACGCCAAGCTGCATCGGGTACGAGTAACAGAGGCAAATGTGGATTATATTGGCAGTATTACCATTGATCAGCAACTATTAGATCAAGTAGGGATATTTCCTCTGGAAGAAGTAGATATTGTGAACCTCAACAATGGGAAACGCTTTTCTACCTATGTGTTTCCTGGAGAACCTGGAGCCGGAGAAGTTTGTCCCAATGGAGGAGCCGCTTTACTGTGTCAACCGGGAGATCTTTTGATTATTTATGCTTATGAAGAACGCGATCGCGCTGAAGTTTTGCGTTCAGGACATCACGCTCATGTGATCGTAGCGGATGAAAAAAATCATATTAAGCAATTGTTTCATCAAACCCTGATCCCAACAGAAGACGGGAAACGAGTCACTTTTGATAATAGCGAAATTGTCTTGAATGGTCACTCGTTAATCTGA
- a CDS encoding DUF3598 family protein, with protein sequence MTSQWDYFLKNLGQWQGSFTSLSPLGEVREDVKSILTLEGFNNNSTVRLVLQRFPPNQPPHELKLEFTSLSRSLLFCETGAFSQGSMQWSPFSDFGAELSLIDQDRRLRLVQLFNTQGKFNQLTLIREKLAGTYPPEKPDLTLEQLLGKWVGEAITISPDWYSSEPFPTELLIERTTDNRILQQLTWGKGDQRRTMSSSAIIDGSRLLFDQSNLPVQILLLPDGASSNCPLEIKLGHSFVLEVGWLIAPTRRQRLIRRYNEKGEWVSLTLVKEEKTA encoded by the coding sequence ATGACTTCTCAATGGGATTATTTTCTCAAAAATCTTGGTCAATGGCAAGGTTCATTTACTTCTTTATCTCCCCTGGGTGAAGTGAGAGAAGATGTCAAGAGCATTCTAACTTTAGAAGGATTTAACAATAATAGTACAGTTCGTTTAGTCCTGCAACGCTTTCCCCCCAATCAGCCGCCCCATGAATTAAAACTCGAATTTACCTCTTTAAGTCGAAGTCTTCTTTTTTGTGAAACGGGGGCTTTTTCTCAAGGTTCAATGCAGTGGTCACCTTTTTCGGATTTTGGGGCTGAATTAAGTTTAATTGATCAGGATCGCCGCTTACGTTTAGTACAGCTTTTTAATACTCAGGGAAAATTCAATCAATTAACTTTAATTCGCGAAAAATTAGCGGGAACTTATCCACCTGAAAAACCGGATTTAACCCTCGAACAATTATTAGGAAAATGGGTGGGAGAGGCAATTACTATTTCCCCTGATTGGTATTCCTCTGAACCTTTTCCTACTGAGCTATTAATTGAGCGTACAACAGATAATCGTATTTTACAACAGCTTACTTGGGGAAAGGGCGATCAAAGACGGACCATGAGTTCTAGTGCTATCATTGACGGTTCAAGATTATTATTTGATCAGAGTAACCTGCCTGTACAAATTTTGCTTTTACCTGATGGAGCTTCTTCTAACTGTCCTCTAGAAATTAAACTCGGACACAGTTTTGTTTTAGAAGTAGGATGGTTAATTGCTCCCACTCGCCGACAAAGGCTAATTCGACGGTATAATGAAAAAGGAGAGTGGGTCAGTCTAACCTTAGTTAAAGAAGAAAAAACTGCTTAA
- a CDS encoding glycosyltransferase family 4 protein, producing the protein MRILIYSYNYYPEPIGIAPLMTELAEGLVKRGHEVRVITAMPWYPESEIYPDYRGKLYATEKRNGVIIQRCFVWIGRRRSLINRILFELSFVLLSFFQALMGRRPDVIFLTIPGLPVCVPAAILGWIYQVPVVLNLQDILPDAAIHVGLLSNKKMISIFKKLERFAYSSADLICVIADGFTQNLLSKGVAPEKIVEISNWVDINFVKPLEKRQNYFRLENNLQDKFVVLYSGNIALTQPLETLIDAAYWLQDIKDIVIVIVGKEEALEWLDAHRQSRKVNNVVLRPFQPRHKLPEMLAAADVSIVIQKHNVISFNMPSKIQVLLASGRAIIASVPSNGTAAKAIKDSGGGIVVPPEDSKALAEAIRELYEHRDKLETFGEKGRIYAEKNYDFQISLSRYEQVFGEMIS; encoded by the coding sequence ATGCGAATTCTAATTTATTCTTATAACTACTACCCTGAACCTATTGGTATCGCTCCTTTAATGACGGAATTAGCAGAAGGTTTAGTGAAACGAGGTCATGAAGTTAGAGTGATCACAGCCATGCCTTGGTATCCTGAAAGTGAAATTTATCCGGATTATCGAGGAAAATTATATGCTACAGAAAAACGTAATGGGGTCATCATTCAAAGATGTTTTGTTTGGATCGGTCGGCGACGGAGCTTGATTAATCGTATTTTATTTGAACTGAGCTTTGTGCTGTTGAGCTTTTTTCAAGCTTTAATGGGACGGCGGCCTGACGTGATTTTTTTAACGATACCCGGGTTACCGGTTTGTGTGCCGGCAGCAATTTTAGGATGGATCTATCAAGTTCCTGTCGTTTTAAATCTGCAAGATATTCTGCCCGATGCCGCTATTCATGTCGGCTTACTTAGCAATAAAAAAATGATTAGTATTTTTAAGAAATTAGAACGTTTTGCTTATTCTAGTGCCGATCTAATTTGTGTTATTGCTGATGGATTTACCCAAAATTTACTAAGCAAAGGAGTTGCTCCTGAAAAAATTGTAGAAATCTCTAATTGGGTTGATATTAATTTTGTTAAACCTTTAGAAAAAAGACAAAATTATTTTCGGCTTGAGAATAATTTACAAGACAAATTTGTCGTTCTATATTCGGGAAACATTGCTCTCACTCAACCCCTAGAAACTTTAATTGATGCGGCTTATTGGCTTCAAGATATTAAGGATATTGTGATTGTTATTGTCGGAAAAGAAGAGGCTTTAGAATGGCTAGACGCTCATCGACAAAGTCGAAAAGTCAATAATGTTGTGCTGCGCCCTTTTCAGCCTCGCCATAAATTGCCAGAAATGTTAGCCGCCGCCGATGTTAGTATTGTCATCCAAAAACATAACGTTATTTCTTTTAATATGCCTTCTAAAATTCAAGTTTTACTCGCTAGTGGTCGTGCTATTATCGCTTCAGTTCCCTCCAATGGAACAGCCGCCAAAGCCATTAAAGATAGTGGAGGAGGAATCGTGGTTCCTCCGGAAGATTCAAAAGCTTTAGCTGAAGCCATACGAGAATTATATGAGCATCGAGACAAGTTAGAAACTTTTGGAGAAAAAGGAAGAATATATGCCGAGAAAAATTATGATTTTCAAATATCTTTATCTCGCTATGAACAAGTCTTTGGTGAAATGATCAGTTAA
- the purL gene encoding phosphoribosylformylglycinamidine synthase subunit PurL, protein MSSPFSSQEIAAEGLKPEEYTEIVKRLGRHPNKAELGMFGVMWSEHCCYKNSRPLLKQFPTQGERILVGPGENAGVVDLGNGLRLAFKIESHNHPSAIEPFQGAATGVGGILRDIFTMGARPIASLNSLRFGSLDNVRTRRLFAGVVEGIAHYGNCVGVPTVGGEVYFDNAYSGNPLVNAMALGLMETPEIVKSGASGIGNPVLYVGSTTGRDGMGGASFASAELTDQSMDDRPAVQVGDPFLEKSLIEACLEAFKTGAVVAAQDMGAAGITCSTSEMAAKGGVGIVLDLDQIPVRESGMVPYEYLLSESQERMLFVAQKGREKELIEIFERWGLHAVVAGEVIADPIVRILFQGEIAAEIPATALADDTPIYHRELLSQAPEYAQKAWQWSVDTLPNPNPTGIEIKGKFSTWNEILLHLLDTPSIASKRWVYRQYDHQVQNNTLILPGGGDAAVIRIRPIDAKPVDSKIGVAATTDCNSRYVYLGPYQGAALAVAEAARNLSCVGAEPLAVTDNLNFGSPENAIGYWQLAEACRGIAEACQEMNTPVTGGNVSLYNETLDSQGNPQPIYPTPVIGMVGLIPDITRVCGQGWQANGDIIYLLGDCLPTLGASEYLAAVHGVVAGKPPQVDFELEKRVQQSCRYGIRQGWVNSAHDCAEGGLAVTLAECSISGKRGAQIQVSFADNLRLDEWLFGESASRIVVSVKPDFKRVWEDYLRDILGDQWQEIGVVGDEGDRLKINDLIDLSVDEMTDFWATAIERRLVS, encoded by the coding sequence ATGTCTAGCCCTTTTTCCTCTCAAGAAATTGCCGCCGAAGGACTCAAACCCGAAGAATACACAGAAATAGTTAAACGCCTAGGCCGCCATCCCAACAAAGCTGAACTAGGGATGTTTGGAGTCATGTGGTCAGAACATTGCTGTTATAAAAATTCTCGACCACTGCTAAAACAGTTTCCTACCCAAGGTGAACGCATTCTCGTTGGGCCAGGGGAAAATGCCGGTGTGGTAGATTTAGGAAACGGATTAAGATTAGCCTTTAAAATTGAATCCCATAACCATCCTTCAGCCATAGAACCTTTTCAAGGAGCCGCTACAGGTGTAGGAGGTATCCTCAGAGATATTTTTACGATGGGAGCGCGTCCGATCGCCAGTTTAAATTCTCTTCGCTTCGGAAGTCTGGATAATGTTCGCACAAGAAGATTATTTGCCGGCGTAGTAGAAGGTATAGCCCACTACGGAAATTGTGTCGGAGTCCCCACTGTAGGGGGTGAAGTGTATTTTGATAATGCTTATAGCGGCAACCCCCTAGTCAATGCGATGGCCCTGGGATTGATGGAAACCCCTGAAATTGTTAAATCTGGGGCTTCAGGCATCGGAAATCCGGTTTTATATGTCGGTTCTACCACAGGACGCGATGGGATGGGCGGCGCAAGTTTTGCCAGTGCAGAATTAACCGATCAATCTATGGATGATCGCCCGGCCGTACAAGTGGGCGATCCTTTCTTAGAAAAATCTTTAATAGAAGCTTGTTTGGAAGCTTTTAAAACCGGTGCAGTGGTAGCCGCTCAGGATATGGGCGCTGCCGGTATTACCTGTTCCACTTCGGAAATGGCCGCTAAAGGTGGGGTGGGAATCGTACTAGACCTCGATCAAATCCCTGTGCGAGAAAGCGGCATGGTTCCCTATGAATACCTCCTCTCAGAATCCCAGGAAAGAATGCTATTTGTGGCACAAAAGGGACGAGAAAAAGAATTAATCGAAATTTTTGAGCGTTGGGGACTGCACGCGGTGGTGGCCGGAGAGGTGATCGCCGATCCGATCGTGAGAATTTTATTTCAAGGAGAAATAGCCGCCGAAATTCCCGCTACCGCCTTGGCCGATGATACCCCCATCTATCATCGAGAACTGCTCTCACAAGCGCCTGAATATGCCCAAAAAGCTTGGCAATGGTCAGTAGATACTCTCCCCAACCCTAACCCTACTGGCATAGAAATTAAGGGTAAATTTAGCACTTGGAATGAGATTTTGTTACACCTGTTAGATACCCCCAGTATTGCCTCTAAGCGTTGGGTATATCGCCAATATGACCATCAGGTACAGAATAATACTTTGATTTTACCTGGGGGAGGAGATGCGGCTGTCATTCGCATTCGCCCTATCGACGCTAAACCCGTAGATTCTAAGATCGGTGTAGCCGCTACGACTGATTGTAATAGCCGCTATGTCTATTTAGGTCCCTACCAAGGAGCCGCATTGGCTGTGGCTGAAGCCGCACGGAATTTAAGCTGTGTCGGGGCTGAACCTTTGGCGGTTACCGATAATCTCAATTTTGGCAGTCCTGAAAATGCGATCGGTTATTGGCAATTGGCAGAAGCTTGTCGGGGTATCGCTGAAGCTTGTCAGGAAATGAATACACCGGTGACAGGGGGAAATGTGTCTCTATACAATGAAACTCTAGATTCTCAAGGGAACCCTCAACCCATTTATCCTACCCCAGTTATCGGTATGGTGGGATTAATCCCAGATATTACTCGTGTTTGTGGCCAAGGCTGGCAAGCTAATGGGGATATTATTTATTTATTGGGGGATTGTTTACCGACTCTTGGGGCTTCTGAATATTTGGCGGCTGTTCATGGTGTTGTTGCAGGGAAGCCGCCACAAGTGGATTTTGAGTTAGAAAAACGGGTTCAACAATCTTGTCGTTATGGGATTCGTCAAGGTTGGGTTAATAGTGCCCATGATTGCGCTGAAGGGGGGTTAGCGGTAACTTTAGCTGAGTGTTCTATTAGCGGTAAACGAGGGGCACAAATACAAGTTTCTTTTGCGGATAATTTGAGGCTCGATGAGTGGTTATTTGGAGAGTCGGCTAGTCGCATTGTGGTTTCGGTTAAGCCGGATTTTAAAAGAGTTTGGGAGGATTATTTACGGGATATTTTAGGTGATCAGTGGCAAGAAATTGGCGTTGTTGGAGATGAGGGAGATCGGTTAAAGATTAATGATTTAATTGATTTGAGTGTTGATGAAATGACTGATTTTTGGGCGACTGCTATTGAGCGGCGTTTAGTGAGTTAG
- a CDS encoding GIY-YIG nuclease family protein has translation MNADEYILQLPNLDLKNKELLPAYSGIYYVVDETGLVWYVGQAKNINKRWAGKTHHRLHQLAAQKKKSFRIYYELVATGFLDEAEKQRIEKYNPHLNGSKVKTKKVRPAETLLRETLAAISDFAFILGIEPPRQNDPLYVQKCIDFRQDWRVRKKILPLSVIHIGINLADMDEVTEDWQAKEAFLRNIFQPRKSYANKWESSSGFRFYLTGRRLVVNGYAIEVCTVNKNVTELITTYHSQTLTGIAFKAIDNDSLEILKQNCCKTEGDLYIPANFSGEFVKLNHQSLQRILPYETDPIKVVFNESIDVKGGKFLLQQIAQDFKTGKRGIGSRSNKTDISSLLTARGIDITRYSKLMYTGNLQTERIYIYVKCFAGDLREPLGKKDINLSTEQGDKKTSVPISNMIQGSKGLRGQNFNHDNLPYKYIYIRATVDRLAWLLFEPYLSDFAKVELSENEGYINKVYISAKKFIVPAKINIEIDNNSSISIPFGPKDGMKYEEAIQLIRERLQNSGIANLKTTFTRESIKT, from the coding sequence ATGAATGCGGATGAATATATTTTACAACTGCCTAATCTTGATTTAAAAAATAAAGAATTATTGCCTGCTTATTCAGGTATTTATTATGTTGTTGATGAAACCGGTTTAGTTTGGTATGTTGGTCAAGCCAAAAATATTAATAAACGTTGGGCAGGAAAAACTCATCATCGGTTACATCAATTAGCGGCGCAAAAAAAGAAATCATTTCGTATCTATTATGAATTGGTGGCTACAGGCTTTTTGGATGAAGCAGAAAAACAACGGATTGAAAAATATAACCCGCACTTAAATGGAAGTAAGGTAAAGACTAAAAAAGTTCGTCCAGCCGAGACATTATTACGGGAAACTTTAGCGGCTATCTCAGATTTTGCTTTTATTCTGGGTATAGAACCCCCTCGTCAAAATGATCCTTTGTATGTGCAAAAATGTATTGATTTTAGGCAAGACTGGAGGGTACGTAAAAAAATTTTACCTTTAAGTGTCATTCATATAGGTATTAACCTAGCAGATATGGATGAAGTAACAGAGGACTGGCAAGCAAAAGAAGCTTTTCTGCGTAATATTTTTCAACCTCGTAAATCCTATGCCAATAAATGGGAGAGTTCATCAGGTTTCAGATTTTATTTGACTGGTCGAAGATTAGTTGTTAATGGCTATGCTATAGAGGTTTGTACTGTCAATAAAAATGTAACTGAATTGATCACAACTTATCACTCACAAACTTTAACAGGCATAGCATTTAAAGCGATAGACAATGATTCGTTAGAAATTTTGAAGCAAAACTGCTGTAAAACCGAGGGGGATTTATATATACCCGCAAACTTTAGCGGCGAATTTGTTAAACTTAACCATCAATCTTTACAACGAATCCTCCCTTATGAAACTGATCCTATTAAAGTAGTATTTAATGAATCTATAGATGTAAAAGGAGGAAAATTTTTATTACAACAAATAGCTCAAGATTTTAAGACAGGTAAACGAGGAATAGGAAGCCGTAGTAATAAAACCGATATCTCTAGTTTATTAACGGCAAGAGGGATTGATATAACGCGCTATAGCAAGCTGATGTACACTGGCAATCTACAAACAGAAAGAATTTATATATATGTCAAATGCTTTGCAGGAGATTTACGCGAACCTTTAGGTAAAAAAGACATTAATTTGTCGACAGAGCAAGGAGATAAAAAAACGTCAGTCCCTATTAGCAATATGATCCAAGGAAGTAAAGGATTAAGGGGTCAAAATTTTAATCATGATAATTTACCCTACAAATATATTTACATAAGAGCAACAGTAGATCGTCTAGCGTGGCTATTATTTGAACCCTATCTATCAGACTTTGCTAAAGTGGAACTCAGTGAAAACGAGGGATATATAAACAAAGTTTATATTTCTGCTAAAAAATTTATCGTGCCTGCAAAAATAAACATTGAAATAGATAACAACAGCAGTATTTCTATCCCATTTGGGCCTAAAGACGGGATGAAATATGAAGAAGCCATACAACTCATTCGGGAACGACTTCAAAATAGCGGCATAGCCAACTTAAAAACAACATTTACTCGTGAATCAATCAAAACTTAA
- the purF gene encoding amidophosphoribosyltransferase: MIAKPSPYSEEQPTQQHKRNLELPDKPEEACGVFGLYAPEEEVAKLAYFGLYALQHRGQESAGIATFDKDTIYCHKDMGLVSQVFKETSLNELPGYLAVGHTRYSTTGSSHKVNAQPAVINTRLGHLALAHNGNLVNTIDLRQELERHGCDFITTTDSEMIAVAIAQQVDEGKDWLDAAIGAFKKCSGAYSLVIGTPQGMMGVRDPNGVRPLVIGTLNENPMRYVLASETCGLDIIGAEYLRDVEPGEMVWITEEGLSSVHWAEKPARKLCIFEMIYFARPDSIMHDETLYTYRVRLGHQLARESYVEADLVMGVPDSGVPAAIGYSQVSGIAYGEGLIKNRYVGRTFIQPTQHMRESGIKMKLNPLKDVLQGKRIIIVDDSIVRGTTSRKIVKALRDAGAKEVHMKISSPPVTHPCFYGIDTDSQEQLIAATKSTEEIAKQIGVDTLNYLSWEGMLKATGEDPQSFCSACFTGDYPIAIPEKIKRSKLILETV, translated from the coding sequence ATGATTGCCAAGCCATCTCCATACTCTGAGGAGCAACCTACACAACAACATAAGCGTAATCTAGAATTACCCGATAAACCCGAAGAAGCCTGTGGGGTTTTTGGACTTTATGCCCCTGAAGAAGAAGTGGCTAAACTAGCCTATTTTGGATTGTATGCTTTACAACACCGAGGTCAAGAATCTGCCGGCATCGCCACTTTTGACAAAGACACTATCTATTGTCACAAAGACATGGGTTTAGTCTCTCAAGTGTTTAAAGAGACGAGTTTAAATGAGTTACCTGGATATTTAGCTGTCGGGCATACTCGCTATTCCACTACTGGCTCTAGCCATAAAGTTAATGCTCAACCTGCTGTTATTAATACCCGTCTCGGTCATCTTGCATTAGCACATAATGGTAATTTAGTCAATACGATCGACCTGCGACAAGAATTAGAGAGACATGGATGTGATTTTATCACCACCACTGACTCGGAAATGATTGCTGTGGCGATCGCTCAACAAGTTGATGAGGGGAAAGATTGGCTAGATGCCGCTATCGGTGCTTTTAAAAAGTGTTCTGGGGCTTACAGTTTAGTGATTGGAACTCCTCAAGGTATGATGGGAGTCCGAGACCCTAATGGCGTTCGTCCTTTAGTCATTGGTACTTTAAATGAAAACCCAATGCGTTATGTGTTAGCTTCAGAAACCTGTGGTTTAGATATTATTGGGGCTGAATATTTACGGGATGTGGAACCCGGAGAAATGGTCTGGATCACTGAAGAAGGTTTATCCTCTGTTCATTGGGCAGAAAAACCAGCCAGAAAATTATGTATTTTTGAGATGATTTATTTTGCCCGCCCTGACAGTATTATGCACGATGAGACTTTATACACTTATCGGGTTAGATTAGGTCATCAACTGGCAAGAGAATCCTATGTAGAGGCGGATTTGGTGATGGGTGTACCGGATTCTGGCGTGCCTGCGGCGATCGGTTATTCTCAAGTCTCAGGAATTGCATATGGAGAGGGCTTAATTAAAAACCGCTATGTGGGACGGACCTTTATTCAACCTACTCAACATATGAGAGAGTCGGGGATAAAAATGAAGTTAAATCCCCTTAAAGATGTCCTTCAAGGCAAACGGATTATTATTGTAGATGATTCCATTGTCAGAGGAACCACAAGCCGCAAAATTGTTAAAGCACTGCGAGATGCAGGCGCAAAGGAAGTTCACATGAAAATTTCTTCGCCGCCTGTGACTCATCCTTGTTTCTATGGTATTGATACGGATTCTCAAGAACAGTTAATTGCCGCTACTAAATCTACTGAAGAGATCGCCAAGCAAATTGGTGTTGATACTTTAAATTATTTGAGTTGGGAAGGGATGTTAAAAGCAACCGGCGAAGATCCTCAGAGTTTTTGTTCGGCTTGTTTTACGGGTGATTATCCTATTGCTATCCCCGAAAAAATCAAACGTTCTAAATTAATTCTAGAGACAGTTTAA
- a CDS encoding glycosyltransferase yields the protein MKKAILVGYIKDKIAVAQREPFTENKKILIKQLNLSVQQFTAATFTEIGQICEANSSDIVFLLPSWQESLTEEKLTKAEKIVAKLRQDSPERKLIFIDPFAQASTNYFSLLPYVDYFLKRQCYQNLENYKNDYIGGSMLTDFMAKEWKYDFGEWFVGSKVSESDIDKIIPGWNLGTAKKFQKDLFHKPLFGFNKPSKKIDIFARLSLGNKQNDWYSQSRIKALKALEPLKFQYKVVANETSGNKLVSPRQYLQEIKSSRLVFSPFGWGETCWRDFEAVCYGCLLIKPSMAHLNTKPNIFIDYETYVPVSWDFSDLEEKCSYYLSHPDETEKIIENARQVYMAYFKNQEFVQTIQSII from the coding sequence ATGAAAAAAGCTATTTTAGTCGGCTATATTAAAGATAAAATCGCTGTGGCTCAAAGAGAGCCGTTTACTGAAAATAAAAAAATTTTAATAAAGCAACTCAATTTAAGTGTCCAACAGTTTACCGCAGCAACCTTTACTGAAATTGGTCAAATTTGTGAAGCTAATAGTTCAGATATTGTTTTTTTGCTTCCATCTTGGCAGGAAAGTCTCACTGAAGAAAAATTAACTAAAGCTGAGAAAATAGTTGCTAAATTAAGACAAGATAGTCCAGAAAGAAAATTAATTTTTATTGATCCCTTCGCTCAGGCTAGTACCAATTATTTTTCATTACTGCCCTATGTAGACTATTTTTTGAAGCGTCAGTGTTATCAAAATTTAGAGAATTACAAAAATGATTATATAGGTGGTTCAATGTTAACGGATTTTATGGCTAAAGAATGGAAATATGATTTTGGTGAATGGTTTGTAGGTTCAAAAGTTTCTGAGAGCGATATAGACAAAATAATTCCCGGCTGGAATCTGGGTACGGCTAAAAAATTTCAGAAAGATCTATTTCACAAACCTTTATTTGGGTTTAATAAGCCAAGTAAAAAAATTGATATTTTTGCTCGTCTTTCTTTGGGAAATAAACAGAATGATTGGTATAGTCAATCCCGTATCAAAGCACTAAAAGCTCTTGAACCGTTAAAGTTTCAGTATAAGGTCGTCGCTAATGAAACATCGGGTAATAAGCTTGTATCTCCTCGTCAGTATCTCCAAGAAATCAAGAGTAGTCGCCTTGTTTTTAGTCCATTTGGATGGGGAGAAACTTGTTGGCGAGATTTTGAGGCTGTATGCTATGGGTGTTTATTGATTAAACCTTCAATGGCTCATCTTAATACTAAACCTAATATTTTTATTGATTATGAAACCTATGTGCCAGTCTCGTGGGATTTTTCGGATTTAGAAGAGAAATGCAGCTATTATTTAAGCCATCCTGATGAAACCGAGAAAATTATTGAGAATGCTCGACAAGTTTATATGGCTTATTTTAAAAACCAAGAGTTTGTACAGACGATTCAATCTATAATCTGA
- a CDS encoding helix-turn-helix domain-containing protein, with protein sequence MFRKKPKINPRDEQLAKLQEIGSKLHQIRTEQDISLETVTKQTRIPKRLLKAIEAGDLEGLPEPIYVRGLIKRFADFLGLEGTPIARSFPVYLTSIPSRGSFYLRLPGLQLRPIHLYFLYILLVIFSVRGISHILKQSALEVSRQENPSHPQQQQPSPHQVPPSATANNPSDRPVVVNLKLKEECWLKVVVDGKTEFEGMLPQGTHRTWIANKQLTVRAGNAGGVLITFNEDQPRQLGKPGQMQEITFNAKPSL encoded by the coding sequence ATGTTTAGGAAAAAGCCTAAAATTAACCCTCGTGATGAACAACTAGCCAAACTGCAAGAAATTGGCTCTAAACTTCATCAAATTCGCACTGAACAAGACATTTCTTTAGAAACAGTGACGAAACAAACTCGTATCCCTAAGCGCTTGTTAAAAGCCATAGAAGCCGGCGACCTTGAGGGTTTGCCAGAACCGATTTATGTACGAGGGTTAATTAAGCGATTCGCTGATTTTTTAGGTTTAGAAGGAACTCCCATCGCTAGAAGTTTTCCGGTTTATTTGACGAGTATACCGAGTCGAGGGTCTTTTTATTTACGTTTACCTGGCTTACAGCTACGCCCTATACATCTCTATTTTTTGTATATTTTATTAGTTATATTTTCGGTTAGAGGAATTTCTCATATTCTTAAGCAATCTGCCTTAGAAGTGAGTCGCCAAGAAAATCCATCTCACCCTCAACAACAGCAACCGAGTCCTCATCAGGTCCCCCCGTCTGCTACAGCGAATAACCCCTCAGATAGGCCAGTAGTCGTTAATCTTAAATTGAAGGAAGAGTGTTGGCTAAAAGTGGTGGTGGATGGCAAAACCGAATTTGAGGGTATGCTTCCACAAGGAACTCATCGAACCTGGATAGCTAACAAACAATTAACAGTTCGTGCAGGTAATGCCGGAGGCGTATTAATTACCTTTAATGAGGATCAGCCGCGACAGTTGGGAAAACCTGGACAAATGCAAGAAATTACCTTTAATGCTAAACCTAGTTTGTAA
- a CDS encoding pseudouridine synthase, translated as MTERVQKILSQWGIASRRQAEKLILAGRVRLNGNIASLGDKADPHQDLLEVDGTIIQPVNRPRPIYILLNKPLGVVSTCHDPQNRPTVLELLPATLNQGTGIHPVGRLDINSTGALVLTNDGELTLSLTHPRYHLPKTYQVWIDGNPGEQILQQWREGVMLMGKKTQPAQVKVVKRHHQQTQLQVVITEGKNRQIRRIVQLLGFNVLKLHRTAIGLIQLNPANEPSLASGDYRFLKTFEIDYLRNHVNLAIGTEAALYV; from the coding sequence ATGACAGAACGGGTACAAAAAATTTTATCCCAATGGGGGATTGCCTCCCGCCGACAAGCTGAGAAATTAATATTGGCTGGTCGGGTGCGTCTCAATGGCAATATAGCCTCTCTTGGAGACAAAGCCGATCCCCATCAAGATTTATTAGAAGTGGATGGTACAATTATACAGCCCGTTAATCGTCCTCGACCTATTTATATTTTGCTGAACAAACCTCTAGGAGTTGTTTCAACTTGTCACGATCCTCAAAATCGTCCTACTGTGCTTGAGTTGCTACCGGCAACCTTAAATCAAGGAACAGGCATTCATCCGGTTGGCAGATTAGACATTAACTCCACAGGTGCATTAGTGTTAACCAATGATGGAGAACTGACCCTAAGCTTGACACATCCTCGTTACCATCTGCCAAAAACCTATCAAGTCTGGATAGATGGTAATCCAGGTGAACAGATCTTACAACAATGGCGCGAAGGTGTTATGCTAATGGGCAAAAAGACTCAACCCGCCCAAGTCAAAGTGGTAAAGCGTCATCATCAGCAAACTCAATTGCAAGTAGTTATAACGGAGGGCAAAAACCGTCAAATCCGTCGAATAGTACAGCTATTGGGCTTTAATGTCCTCAAACTCCATCGCACTGCTATAGGTTTGATTCAATTGAATCCTGCCAATGAACCAAGTTTAGCTAGTGGTGATTACCGCTTTTTAAAAACATTTGAAATAGATTATCTCAGAAATCACGTTAATTTAGCAATCGGGACAGAAGCGGCGCTTTATGTTTAG